Proteins encoded within one genomic window of Candidatus Hepatoplasma crinochetorum Av:
- a CDS encoding RCC1 domain-containing protein — protein sequence MKKNFIFSILLFLITSFSFKSFDLVFDNKNIVESLDQNVKVLDYEMANSTAGVIVDTDSDYLGDTLYMWGLNNYGQIGDGTTTLATDPKMVIPTDQTDWGGNLIQFESSAYNSGVTVDTDYDGYADTIYIWGDNRYHQIFNNDESGSILFPTLVLPSSGSWNGNIIDFFLGDAYAGILLDTDYDGFGDDLYTWGNNNNGELGNGTTQTASEPLEIFPSGQTSWNGNITDIYGYNSTFLLLDTDYDGYADTGYSWGNNNNYKLGVNSTSSKVTTPTEIVSNGGTWSGNILDVSSNSNNSMLLLDTNFDGYGDEVYLSGTNYEFQLGIGGSNNVKHSIFYPASHTWGNGYIIDVSMGVNYSVIIVDTDLDGYADAFYGDGYNSHGQLGTSSYAGSRKGPRKLTKTFDRNDFSSYYKYNFMQIETGSNSTGILVDTDLDGYGDTLYMSGANVNSDFGNSIISSGDYKTPIATNSTYDFLIQDLYFDFDGVLLSIDLKLNDYQNIFNEEALPTNVLLIDNNNISHQTIFEEDLSNITDDQYHYKVEDIEGVQTYIFKNISINDNIFNLNDEQFSTDYLISDYQISNISEQSATINLNFENNSEEFDLLNYTSSERKIKVNYTDLDQNISNSQEFVIDDSYEITLTNLNAESNYQIDSIQYFYQDENYKHTIDQEEKQFQTSSAIPLIESDSIKSIDNSITTNSFQYTILIDNLKLNQAKDNFTQYDINNGIWLIDENSENYNSTYINAKIINSGSINGTGKYQLTFKQDQLIENTTYNFIGISFDEPSSSSDPNIVFFSNVFSVTTVSANKEIIPSTFSIIEDSITKTSFQYTIEIDNLFLIEDSLLIKNNLEAEVNFSNFNLDEGIYLIDDNGNIYNSFYVNDSSLYLGEGKDEGTSNYQFTFEQNNLEAGRTYNFVGIGFTDLEEDFINFDSSITINTVPNNTQMIVIIIIIIILIIILLLIFILLFVDLKMKKNTKKMNNKLNNPNGLED from the coding sequence TTGAAAAAAAATTTTATTTTTTCCATATTGTTGTTTTTAATTACATCTTTTTCTTTTAAATCATTTGACTTAGTTTTTGATAATAAAAATATAGTTGAATCTTTAGATCAAAATGTAAAAGTTTTAGATTATGAAATGGCTAATTCTACTGCTGGTGTTATTGTTGATACAGATAGTGATTATTTGGGAGATACACTTTATATGTGAGGATTAAATAATTATGGCCAAATTGGTGATGGAACAACTACACTTGCAACTGATCCAAAAATGGTAATTCCAACTGACCAAACAGATTGAGGTGGCAATTTAATTCAATTTGAATCATCTGCTTATAATTCAGGTGTAACAGTAGATACTGATTATGATGGTTATGCAGATACAATTTATATTTGAGGAGATAATAGATATCATCAAATATTTAACAACGATGAAAGTGGTTCTATCTTATTTCCTACTCTTGTTTTACCTTCTAGTGGATCTTGAAATGGAAATATTATTGATTTTTTTCTTGGAGATGCATATGCTGGTATTTTATTAGATACTGATTATGATGGATTTGGTGATGATTTATATACTTGAGGTAATAATAATAATGGGGAACTTGGAAATGGAACAACTCAAACAGCTTCTGAACCTTTAGAAATATTTCCATCTGGACAAACTTCTTGAAATGGTAATATAACTGATATTTATGGATATAATTCTACTTTTCTTTTATTAGATACTGATTATGATGGATATGCAGATACTGGATATTCTTGAGGTAATAATAATAATTATAAATTAGGTGTCAATAGTACATCATCAAAAGTTACTACTCCAACAGAAATCGTTTCAAATGGAGGAACTTGAAGTGGTAATATTCTTGATGTTTCTTCAAATAGTAATAATTCTATGCTTTTACTTGATACAAATTTTGATGGATATGGAGATGAAGTTTATTTATCAGGGACTAATTATGAATTTCAACTTGGAATTGGTGGCAGTAATAATGTAAAGCACTCTATTTTTTATCCTGCTAGTCATACTTGAGGTAATGGTTATATTATTGATGTTTCAATGGGTGTAAATTATTCAGTAATTATTGTAGATACTGATTTAGATGGATATGCAGATGCTTTTTATGGTGATGGTTATAATAGTCATGGACAACTTGGAACATCTAGTTATGCAGGTAGTCGTAAAGGACCAAGAAAACTTACAAAAACCTTTGATAGAAATGATTTTTCTAGTTATTATAAATATAATTTTATGCAAATTGAAACAGGATCTAATTCTACAGGAATTTTAGTTGATACTGATCTTGATGGATATGGTGATACATTATATATGTCAGGAGCAAATGTAAATTCTGATTTCGGTAATAGTATTATTTCTTCTGGAGATTATAAAACTCCTATTGCTACAAATTCAACTTATGATTTTTTAATTCAGGATTTGTATTTTGATTTTGATGGAGTTTTGTTATCAATAGATTTAAAATTAAATGATTATCAAAATATTTTTAATGAAGAAGCATTACCCACTAATGTTTTACTAATAGATAATAATAATATCAGTCATCAAACAATTTTTGAAGAAGATTTATCAAATATTACAGATGATCAATATCATTATAAAGTTGAAGATATTGAAGGTGTTCAAACTTATATATTTAAAAATATATCGATAAATGATAATATTTTTAATTTAAATGATGAGCAATTTTCTACTGATTATTTAATATCAGATTACCAAATTTCTAATATTTCAGAACAATCAGCGACAATTAATTTAAATTTTGAGAATAATAGTGAAGAATTTGATTTATTAAATTACACTTCTTCTGAACGAAAAATTAAAGTAAATTATACTGATTTGGATCAAAATATCTCTAATTCACAAGAATTTGTAATTGATGATTCCTATGAAATTACACTAACAAATTTAAATGCTGAATCAAATTATCAAATAGATTCAATTCAATATTTTTATCAAGATGAAAATTATAAACATACTATAGATCAAGAAGAAAAACAATTTCAAACATCTTCTGCTATACCTTTAATAGAATCTGATAGTATAAAATCTATCGATAATTCAATTACAACAAATTCTTTTCAATATACAATTTTAATTGATAATTTAAAATTAAATCAAGCAAAAGATAATTTTACACAATATGATATAAATAATGGTATTTGATTAATCGATGAAAATAGTGAAAATTATAATTCCACTTATATTAATGCAAAAATAATTAATTCAGGTTCAATAAATGGAACAGGAAAATATCAATTAACATTTAAGCAAGATCAATTAATTGAAAATACAACATATAATTTTATTGGTATAAGTTTTGATGAACCTTCAAGTTCTAGTGATCCTAATATAGTATTTTTTTCTAATGTTTTTTCAGTAACAACAGTTTCTGCTAATAAAGAAATTATTCCTTCTACTTTTTCAATAATTGAAGATTCAATTACAAAAACTTCATTTCAATATACAATTGAAATAGATAATCTGTTTTTGATAGAAGATTCTTTATTAATTAAAAATAATCTTGAAGCAGAAGTAAATTTTAGTAATTTTAATCTTGATGAAGGAATTTATTTAATAGATGATAATGGAAATATATATAATTCTTTTTATGTAAATGATAGTTCGCTTTATCTTGGAGAAGGAAAAGATGAAGGAACTTCAAATTATCAATTTACATTTGAACAAAATAATCTTGAAGCAGGTAGAACATATAATTTTGTCGGAATTGGCTTTACCGATTTAGAAGAAGATTTTATTAATTTTGACTCTTCAATAACAATTAATACTGTTCCTAATAATACACAAATGATAGTAATTATTATCATTATCATTATTTTAATCATTATTTTGCTACTTATTTTTATCTTATTATTTGTTGATTTAAAAATGAAAAAAAATACAAAAAAAATGAATAATAAACTTAATAATCCTAATGGTTTGGAAGATTAA